A region from the Vicinamibacterales bacterium genome encodes:
- a CDS encoding slipin family protein yields MLISPLLVVLVFIALYLVNSIKILAEYERGVIFRLGKLLPTPKGPGLVLVFVPIDRMVRVGLRTVVLDVPPQDVITGDNVSVKVNAVVYFRVMDPVRAVVEVENYHYATSQLSQTTLRSVLGQVNLDDLLSKRDHLNQELQQILDQRTDPWGVKVSAVEVKHVDLPENMQRAMARQAEAEREKRAKIIHAGGELQASQELSQAAAVIAAEPVALTLRYLQTLTEIAAEKNSTIIFPLPIELLNMLQKGKGDTTL; encoded by the coding sequence ATGCTCATATCCCCGCTGCTCGTGGTGCTCGTGTTCATCGCGCTCTACCTCGTCAATTCCATCAAGATCCTGGCGGAGTACGAGCGCGGCGTGATCTTCCGCCTGGGCAAGCTGCTGCCCACGCCCAAGGGTCCCGGCCTCGTCCTGGTGTTCGTGCCCATCGACCGCATGGTGCGCGTGGGGCTCCGGACGGTGGTGCTCGACGTGCCCCCGCAGGACGTCATCACGGGCGACAACGTGTCGGTGAAGGTCAACGCGGTCGTGTACTTCCGCGTGATGGATCCCGTGCGGGCGGTCGTGGAGGTGGAGAACTACCACTACGCCACGTCGCAGCTCTCGCAGACCACGCTCCGGAGCGTGCTCGGGCAGGTGAACCTGGACGACCTCCTGTCCAAGCGCGATCACCTGAACCAGGAGCTGCAGCAGATTCTCGACCAGCGCACCGACCCGTGGGGCGTCAAGGTGTCGGCCGTGGAAGTGAAGCACGTGGACCTGCCCGAGAACATGCAGCGCGCCATGGCGCGGCAGGCCGAGGCCGAGCGTGAGAAGCGCGCCAAGATCATCCACGCCGGCGGCGAACTCCAGGCGTCGCAGGAGCTGTCGCAGGCGGCCGCCGTGATCGCGGCCGAACCCGTGGCCCTGACCCTCCGCTACCTGCAGACGCTCACGGAGATCGCGGCCGAGAAGAACTCGACCATCATCTTCCCGCTGCCCATCGAGCTGCTGAACATGCTGCAGAAGGGCAAGGGCGACACCACGCTCTGA